The proteins below are encoded in one region of bacterium:
- a CDS encoding M28 family metallopeptidase encodes GSPLELKSGRSSGEPRADHGPFQAAGIPAVSLFGMGGAHHGYHTNEDTIFFITPKTMEAIGRVALEAAANLADAPPAAR; translated from the coding sequence GGCTCGCCGCTCGAACTCAAGTCGGGCCGCAGCTCGGGCGAGCCGCGCGCCGACCACGGGCCGTTCCAGGCCGCGGGGATTCCCGCCGTCTCGCTCTTCGGCATGGGCGGGGCGCACCACGGCTACCACACGAACGAGGACACGATCTTCTTCATCACGCCGAAGACGATGGAGGCGATCGGCCGCGTCGCGCTCGAGGCGGCGGCGAACCTCGCCGACGCGCCGCCCGCCGCGCGCTGA
- a CDS encoding TatD family hydrolase translates to MPSPLVDSHCHVDVEAFDEDRDAVLERARAAGLVALVVVGSGQAAGKGPRTALDLAAAHPGFVFPTVGIHPHDARFADEARLDEIAALAARPEVVAVGEIGLDFHYDLSPRPAQEEAFRRQVALARAAKKPIVVHTRLAPELTLRILREEGARDVGGVIHCFSEDAAFAKEALELGFLASFSGLATFPKAGAVRDAALRQPLDALLVETDAPYLAPVPHRGRRAEPAHVAVTAAFVARIRCVDEDELRAAATANADRLFGLSARR, encoded by the coding sequence TTGCCCTCGCCTCTCGTAGACTCCCACTGCCACGTCGACGTCGAAGCGTTCGACGAGGACCGCGACGCGGTCCTCGAGCGGGCGCGCGCCGCCGGCCTCGTCGCGCTCGTCGTCGTCGGCTCGGGACAGGCCGCGGGCAAGGGCCCGCGGACCGCGCTCGACCTCGCCGCCGCGCACCCCGGCTTCGTCTTCCCGACCGTCGGGATTCATCCGCACGACGCGCGCTTCGCCGACGAGGCGCGGCTCGACGAGATCGCCGCGCTCGCCGCGCGCCCCGAGGTCGTCGCCGTCGGCGAGATCGGGCTCGACTTCCACTACGACCTCTCCCCCCGCCCGGCGCAGGAGGAGGCGTTCCGGCGGCAGGTGGCGCTGGCCCGCGCGGCGAAGAAGCCGATCGTCGTCCACACGCGGCTCGCGCCGGAGCTCACGCTGCGGATCCTGCGCGAGGAGGGGGCGCGCGACGTCGGCGGCGTGATCCACTGCTTCAGCGAGGACGCGGCGTTCGCCAAGGAGGCGCTCGAGCTCGGCTTCCTCGCCTCGTTCAGCGGACTCGCGACGTTCCCCAAGGCCGGCGCCGTGCGCGACGCCGCGCTGCGGCAGCCGCTCGACGCGCTGCTGGTCGAGACCGACGCGCCGTACCTCGCGCCGGTTCCGCACCGCGGCCGGCGCGCCGAGCCGGCCCACGTCGCCGTGACCGCGGCGTTCGTCGCGCGGATCCGCTGCGTCGACGAGGACGAGCTCCGCGCCGCGGCGACCGCGAACGCCGACCGCCTCTTCGGCCTCTCCGCGCGCCGCTGA
- a CDS encoding alanyl-tRNA editing protein — protein sequence MPNIPAYERDPYLTEMDVYVRDVGVDQGRPFAVLDDSILYPEGGGQPADRGRLGDAAVVDVRRVGGRIRVFLAAPVETGPTKLELDWDRRYEHMQQHTAQHLLTAIAQDQFGWPTTAFHLGERDADVELDAPLLPREALDDLEETCAAAIRAALPVAARRVSPAEFATMEVRTRGLPEGFSGDVRLVEIEGIDLNTCGGTHLRSTAEIETIKLLGVEPMRGGTRLHFVAGRRARTRLAEREALAGALRQILGAPDEELADAAGAKLEQLKDALRRAKALEEELAGAAARELSSGESPVAARHWPDRDGAFLQRVAKEFAPLAPTKVALLTAGAGEAGVFSLAFGERAPLDAPSAARAVAETLGGRGGGSGRMFQGKASALSRRDAAAEILLRSFKSRP from the coding sequence ATGCCCAACATTCCGGCCTACGAGCGCGACCCGTATCTGACCGAGATGGACGTCTACGTGCGCGACGTCGGCGTCGATCAAGGACGGCCGTTCGCCGTGCTCGACGACTCGATCCTCTACCCCGAAGGGGGCGGCCAGCCGGCCGACCGCGGCCGCCTCGGCGACGCGGCGGTGGTCGACGTGCGCCGCGTCGGCGGCCGGATCCGCGTCTTCCTCGCGGCCCCCGTCGAGACCGGGCCGACGAAGCTGGAGCTGGACTGGGACCGCCGCTACGAGCACATGCAGCAGCACACCGCGCAGCACCTGCTGACGGCGATCGCCCAGGACCAGTTCGGCTGGCCGACGACCGCGTTCCATCTCGGCGAGCGCGACGCGGACGTCGAGCTCGACGCGCCGCTCCTTCCGCGCGAGGCGCTCGACGACCTCGAGGAGACCTGCGCCGCGGCGATCCGCGCCGCGCTGCCGGTCGCGGCGCGCCGCGTCTCCCCCGCCGAGTTCGCGACGATGGAAGTCCGCACGCGCGGCCTGCCCGAGGGGTTCTCGGGGGACGTGCGGCTCGTCGAGATCGAGGGGATCGACCTCAACACCTGCGGCGGGACCCATCTCCGCTCCACCGCCGAAATCGAGACGATCAAGCTGCTCGGCGTCGAGCCGATGCGCGGCGGCACGCGGCTGCACTTCGTCGCCGGCCGGCGCGCCAGGACGCGCCTCGCCGAGCGGGAGGCGCTCGCCGGCGCGCTGCGCCAGATCCTCGGCGCCCCCGACGAAGAACTCGCCGACGCGGCCGGGGCCAAGCTCGAGCAGCTCAAGGACGCGCTGCGGCGGGCGAAGGCGCTCGAGGAGGAGCTCGCCGGCGCCGCGGCGCGCGAGCTCTCGTCCGGCGAGAGCCCGGTCGCGGCGCGCCACTGGCCGGACCGCGACGGCGCCTTCCTCCAGCGGGTGGCGAAGGAGTTCGCGCCGCTTGCGCCGACGAAGGTCGCGCTGCTCACCGCCGGCGCCGGCGAGGCCGGCGTCTTCTCGCTGGCCTTCGGCGAGCGGGCCCCGCTCGACGCGCCGTCCGCGGCGCGCGCCGTGGCGGAGACGCTCGGCGGACGCGGCGGCGGCTCGGGGCGGATGTTCCAGGGGAAGGCCTCGGCCCTCTCGCGCCGCGACGCCGCGGCCGAGATCCTCCTCCGCTCGTTCAAGAGCCGTCCCTGA
- a CDS encoding aldo/keto reductase, giving the protein MEYRALGRSGLKVSALSFGSWVTFGDQMDEDLAAAAMAEAFRRGANLFDNAEVYAGGRAEEIMGRAIERHGWKRSDVVVSTKIFWGGKGPNDVGLSRKHVVEGTLASLDRLRLKYVDLIFCHRPDLHTPIEETVRAMSHLVERGLAFYWGTSEWSAAQIMEAHAVARRERLVPPTMEQPQYNMFHRERVEAEYAPLYRSVGLGATVWSPLAGGLLSGKYNDGVPEGARAALAGYEWMRERFAGSEAQERIAKVRRLGELAGELGCTTAQLALAWCLKNPRVSSVITGASRPEQVGENMQAGEVAARLDAATMERIERILDDRPAPEYDFRSW; this is encoded by the coding sequence ATGGAATACCGCGCCTTGGGCCGTTCGGGCCTGAAGGTCTCCGCGCTCTCCTTCGGCTCCTGGGTCACGTTCGGCGACCAGATGGACGAGGATCTCGCCGCGGCCGCGATGGCCGAGGCGTTCCGCCGCGGGGCCAACCTTTTCGACAACGCCGAGGTCTACGCCGGCGGCCGCGCGGAGGAGATCATGGGCCGCGCGATCGAGCGGCACGGCTGGAAACGCTCCGACGTCGTCGTCTCGACGAAGATCTTCTGGGGCGGCAAGGGGCCGAACGACGTCGGCCTCTCGCGCAAGCACGTCGTCGAGGGAACGCTGGCCTCGCTCGACCGCCTGCGCCTCAAGTACGTCGACCTGATCTTCTGCCACCGCCCCGACCTGCACACGCCGATCGAGGAGACGGTCCGCGCGATGTCGCACCTCGTGGAGCGCGGACTCGCCTTCTACTGGGGCACGAGCGAGTGGAGCGCGGCGCAGATCATGGAGGCGCACGCCGTCGCGCGCCGCGAGCGGCTCGTCCCGCCGACGATGGAGCAGCCGCAGTACAACATGTTCCACCGCGAGCGCGTGGAGGCGGAGTACGCGCCGCTCTACCGCTCGGTCGGCCTCGGCGCCACCGTCTGGAGCCCGCTCGCCGGCGGGCTGCTTTCCGGCAAGTACAACGACGGCGTCCCCGAAGGCGCGCGCGCCGCGCTCGCCGGCTACGAGTGGATGAGGGAGCGGTTCGCCGGGTCGGAGGCGCAGGAGCGGATCGCCAAGGTCCGCCGCCTCGGCGAGCTGGCCGGCGAGTTGGGCTGCACCACCGCGCAGTTGGCGCTGGCCTGGTGCCTCAAGAACCCGCGCGTGAGCAGCGTGATCACCGGGGCCTCGCGTCCGGAGCAGGTCGGCGAGAATATGCAGGCCGGCGAGGTCGCGGCGCGCCTCGACGCGGCGACGATGGAGCGGATCGAGCGGATCCTCGACGACCGCCCGGCGCCCGAATACGACTTCCGTTCCTGGTGA
- a CDS encoding deoxyhypusine synthase family protein, translated as MDRRELLSQKIVPFDPKTAKTADDVLAQLGNCSFQGRALSRVLDVWERMCRDKDCLRVISLAGAMIPAGMGQIVIRLIEAGLVDVIVPTGAAMSHDLCNIAAQEHQAHYVGSEYADDGVLRDEAINRIYDTYLPEEGFTAAEDALSAILPTLEYQKAGDALIVTTADFCRQIGSRLKGHGVLTAAARHGVTIFIPAISDSELGLTIVAGNQRDSHGLPGRVVFDTLADVRAFAEMVRGRTRAGLVTVGGGVPRNWAQQVYPYLKFKLRDDAIEAEGYHYGVRITTDRPEWGGLSGCTISESKSWGKYETGAVEMSVACDATIALPLMATALFQRLGLQ; from the coding sequence ACTGCTCCTTCCAGGGGCGCGCCCTGTCGCGCGTGCTCGACGTGTGGGAGCGGATGTGCCGCGACAAGGACTGCCTCCGCGTGATCTCCCTCGCCGGGGCGATGATCCCCGCCGGGATGGGGCAGATCGTGATCCGGCTGATCGAGGCCGGCCTCGTGGACGTGATCGTTCCCACCGGCGCCGCGATGTCGCACGACCTCTGCAACATCGCCGCGCAGGAGCACCAGGCGCACTACGTCGGCAGCGAGTACGCCGACGACGGCGTGCTGCGCGACGAGGCGATCAACCGCATCTACGACACCTACCTGCCCGAGGAAGGCTTCACCGCCGCCGAGGACGCGCTGTCGGCGATCCTCCCCACGCTTGAATACCAGAAGGCCGGCGACGCGCTGATCGTCACGACCGCCGACTTCTGCCGCCAGATCGGCTCGCGCCTCAAGGGGCACGGCGTCCTGACCGCCGCCGCGCGCCACGGCGTGACGATCTTCATCCCCGCGATCTCCGACAGCGAACTGGGCCTGACGATCGTCGCCGGCAACCAGCGCGACTCGCACGGCCTTCCCGGCCGCGTCGTCTTCGACACGCTGGCCGACGTCCGCGCCTTCGCCGAGATGGTCCGCGGCCGGACGCGCGCCGGGCTGGTGACGGTCGGCGGCGGCGTGCCGCGCAACTGGGCCCAGCAGGTCTATCCGTACCTCAAGTTCAAGCTCCGCGACGACGCGATCGAGGCCGAGGGGTACCACTACGGCGTGCGGATCACGACCGACCGCCCGGAGTGGGGCGGCCTCTCCGGCTGCACGATCTCGGAGTCGAAGAGCTGGGGCAAGTACGAGACGGGGGCGGTGGAGATGTCGGTCGCGTGCGACGCGACGATCGCCCTGCCGCTGATGGCGACCGCCCTCTTCCAGCGCCTCGGACTGCAGTGA